One window from the genome of Tachysurus vachellii isolate PV-2020 chromosome 5, HZAU_Pvac_v1, whole genome shotgun sequence encodes:
- the plekho1b gene encoding pleckstrin homology domain-containing family O member 1b isoform X2, which produces MTKAMALQDTSQQPAQPDKVGWIRKYCGKGLFREIWKNRYVVLKGDKLYISEKEVKDEKKFQDVVDLTDYERSEELRKAKSRTKKNHSKFTLLCTRQPGNTVPNLVFLAVSPEEKESWINALNIAITRGKNRILDESRLATSSSHTLNRRGKDGEDGVSTQSQVTVEGESCLVHPTRDRAKIPHTRRLPTRGHLLAVASTSTSDGMLTLDLIQEEDTEIQDQNKSANSRVDTSKLLPLDYEATVKSQSLPRKSESSWTWCESQAQTPRAGKKFRSADKNRCASMDEILSHTDAKRSIPHCSASAPAHSICQLQELISLKLDRTQELLCEARGHSQVCGANSAPGKEVERLLEEAASAWGQARDVLEEVKEIRVLCRQLEEVSCPSDKLKSPQQNQYRKSMM; this is translated from the exons ATGACAAAGGCAAtg GCTTTGCAGGACACCAGCCAGCAGCCTGCTCAACCCGACAAAGTGGGATGGATTCGCAAGTACTGTGGCAAAGGCCTTTTCAGGGAGATCTGGAAAAACAGATATGTGGTGCTGAAAGGAGACAAGCTGTACATCTCAGAGAAAGAG GTGAAGGATGAGAAGAAATTTCAGGATGTGGTGGACCTTACAGACTATGAGAGGTCTGAGGAGCTTCGGAAGGCCAAGAGTCGGACCAAGAAAAATCACAGCAAGTTTACTCTGCTGTGCACCCGCCAACCAGGCAACACA GTTCCAAATCTGGTTTTCCTGGCTGTCAGTCCCGAGGAAAAAGAGTCATGGATCAATGCCTTAAACATTGCCATCACCAGGGGCAAAAATCGCATTCTGGACGAG AGCCGACTTGCTACTAGCTCTTCTCATACACTCAACAGGAGAGGAAAGGATGGAGAGGATGGAGTCAGCACACAAAGCCAG GTTACAGTGGAAGGTGAAAGCTGTTTGGTTCATCCCACGCGAGACCGAGCCAAAATcccacacacacgccgtctTCCCACCCGTGGGCACCTTTTGGCTGTG GCCTCAACATCTACATCAGATGGTATGCTGACCCTTGACCTCATTCAGGAAGAAGATACTGAGATACAGGACCAGAACAAATCTGCAAACTCCAGAGTGGACACAAGTAAACTTCTACCTTTGGATTATGAAGCTACAGTCAAATCTCAGAGCCTGCCACGCAAAAGTGAAAGCTCTTGGACCTGGTGTGAGAGCCAAGCACAAACCCCCAGGGCTGGAAAGAAGTTCAGATCCGCGGACAAGAACCGCTGCGCCTCCATGGATGAGATCCTCTCTCACACAGATGCTAAGAGATCAATCCCACACTGCTCAGCCTCAGCCCCCGCACACTCCATCTGCCAGCTACAGGAGCTCATCTCGTTAAAACTGGATAGAACTCAGGAGCTGCTGTGTGAGGCGCGGGGTCACAGCCAGGTTTGTGGTGCGAATTCTGCCCCTGGCAAGGAAGTGGAACGCCTGCTGGAGGAGGCAGCAAGTGCCTGGGGACAGGCTAGGGATGTGCTGGAGGAGGTGAAGGAAATCAGAGTGCTGTGCAGACAGCTGGAGGAGGTCTCCTGCCCTAGTGACAAGCTGAAGAGCCCACAACAAAATCAATACAGGAAGAGCATGATGTGA
- the plekho1b gene encoding pleckstrin homology domain-containing family O member 1b isoform X4, whose product MKKNNSENRALQDTSQQPAQPDKVGWIRKYCGKGLFREIWKNRYVVLKGDKLYISEKEVKDEKKFQDVVDLTDYERSEELRKAKSRTKKNHSKFTLLCTRQPGNTVPNLVFLAVSPEEKESWINALNIAITRGKNRILDEVTVEGESCLVHPTRDRAKIPHTRRLPTRGHLLAVASTSTSDGMLTLDLIQEEDTEIQDQNKSANSRVDTSKLLPLDYEATVKSQSLPRKSESSWTWCESQAQTPRAGKKFRSADKNRCASMDEILSHTDAKRSIPHCSASAPAHSICQLQELISLKLDRTQELLCEARGHSQVCGANSAPGKEVERLLEEAASAWGQARDVLEEVKEIRVLCRQLEEVSCPSDKLKSPQQNQYRKSMM is encoded by the exons ATGAAGAAGAACAATTCAGAGAATCGG GCTTTGCAGGACACCAGCCAGCAGCCTGCTCAACCCGACAAAGTGGGATGGATTCGCAAGTACTGTGGCAAAGGCCTTTTCAGGGAGATCTGGAAAAACAGATATGTGGTGCTGAAAGGAGACAAGCTGTACATCTCAGAGAAAGAG GTGAAGGATGAGAAGAAATTTCAGGATGTGGTGGACCTTACAGACTATGAGAGGTCTGAGGAGCTTCGGAAGGCCAAGAGTCGGACCAAGAAAAATCACAGCAAGTTTACTCTGCTGTGCACCCGCCAACCAGGCAACACA GTTCCAAATCTGGTTTTCCTGGCTGTCAGTCCCGAGGAAAAAGAGTCATGGATCAATGCCTTAAACATTGCCATCACCAGGGGCAAAAATCGCATTCTGGACGAG GTTACAGTGGAAGGTGAAAGCTGTTTGGTTCATCCCACGCGAGACCGAGCCAAAATcccacacacacgccgtctTCCCACCCGTGGGCACCTTTTGGCTGTG GCCTCAACATCTACATCAGATGGTATGCTGACCCTTGACCTCATTCAGGAAGAAGATACTGAGATACAGGACCAGAACAAATCTGCAAACTCCAGAGTGGACACAAGTAAACTTCTACCTTTGGATTATGAAGCTACAGTCAAATCTCAGAGCCTGCCACGCAAAAGTGAAAGCTCTTGGACCTGGTGTGAGAGCCAAGCACAAACCCCCAGGGCTGGAAAGAAGTTCAGATCCGCGGACAAGAACCGCTGCGCCTCCATGGATGAGATCCTCTCTCACACAGATGCTAAGAGATCAATCCCACACTGCTCAGCCTCAGCCCCCGCACACTCCATCTGCCAGCTACAGGAGCTCATCTCGTTAAAACTGGATAGAACTCAGGAGCTGCTGTGTGAGGCGCGGGGTCACAGCCAGGTTTGTGGTGCGAATTCTGCCCCTGGCAAGGAAGTGGAACGCCTGCTGGAGGAGGCAGCAAGTGCCTGGGGACAGGCTAGGGATGTGCTGGAGGAGGTGAAGGAAATCAGAGTGCTGTGCAGACAGCTGGAGGAGGTCTCCTGCCCTAGTGACAAGCTGAAGAGCCCACAACAAAATCAATACAGGAAGAGCATGATGTGA
- the plekho1b gene encoding pleckstrin homology domain-containing family O member 1b isoform X1, with translation MKKNNSENRALQDTSQQPAQPDKVGWIRKYCGKGLFREIWKNRYVVLKGDKLYISEKEVKDEKKFQDVVDLTDYERSEELRKAKSRTKKNHSKFTLLCTRQPGNTVPNLVFLAVSPEEKESWINALNIAITRGKNRILDESRLATSSSHTLNRRGKDGEDGVSTQSQVTVEGESCLVHPTRDRAKIPHTRRLPTRGHLLAVASTSTSDGMLTLDLIQEEDTEIQDQNKSANSRVDTSKLLPLDYEATVKSQSLPRKSESSWTWCESQAQTPRAGKKFRSADKNRCASMDEILSHTDAKRSIPHCSASAPAHSICQLQELISLKLDRTQELLCEARGHSQVCGANSAPGKEVERLLEEAASAWGQARDVLEEVKEIRVLCRQLEEVSCPSDKLKSPQQNQYRKSMM, from the exons ATGAAGAAGAACAATTCAGAGAATCGG GCTTTGCAGGACACCAGCCAGCAGCCTGCTCAACCCGACAAAGTGGGATGGATTCGCAAGTACTGTGGCAAAGGCCTTTTCAGGGAGATCTGGAAAAACAGATATGTGGTGCTGAAAGGAGACAAGCTGTACATCTCAGAGAAAGAG GTGAAGGATGAGAAGAAATTTCAGGATGTGGTGGACCTTACAGACTATGAGAGGTCTGAGGAGCTTCGGAAGGCCAAGAGTCGGACCAAGAAAAATCACAGCAAGTTTACTCTGCTGTGCACCCGCCAACCAGGCAACACA GTTCCAAATCTGGTTTTCCTGGCTGTCAGTCCCGAGGAAAAAGAGTCATGGATCAATGCCTTAAACATTGCCATCACCAGGGGCAAAAATCGCATTCTGGACGAG AGCCGACTTGCTACTAGCTCTTCTCATACACTCAACAGGAGAGGAAAGGATGGAGAGGATGGAGTCAGCACACAAAGCCAG GTTACAGTGGAAGGTGAAAGCTGTTTGGTTCATCCCACGCGAGACCGAGCCAAAATcccacacacacgccgtctTCCCACCCGTGGGCACCTTTTGGCTGTG GCCTCAACATCTACATCAGATGGTATGCTGACCCTTGACCTCATTCAGGAAGAAGATACTGAGATACAGGACCAGAACAAATCTGCAAACTCCAGAGTGGACACAAGTAAACTTCTACCTTTGGATTATGAAGCTACAGTCAAATCTCAGAGCCTGCCACGCAAAAGTGAAAGCTCTTGGACCTGGTGTGAGAGCCAAGCACAAACCCCCAGGGCTGGAAAGAAGTTCAGATCCGCGGACAAGAACCGCTGCGCCTCCATGGATGAGATCCTCTCTCACACAGATGCTAAGAGATCAATCCCACACTGCTCAGCCTCAGCCCCCGCACACTCCATCTGCCAGCTACAGGAGCTCATCTCGTTAAAACTGGATAGAACTCAGGAGCTGCTGTGTGAGGCGCGGGGTCACAGCCAGGTTTGTGGTGCGAATTCTGCCCCTGGCAAGGAAGTGGAACGCCTGCTGGAGGAGGCAGCAAGTGCCTGGGGACAGGCTAGGGATGTGCTGGAGGAGGTGAAGGAAATCAGAGTGCTGTGCAGACAGCTGGAGGAGGTCTCCTGCCCTAGTGACAAGCTGAAGAGCCCACAACAAAATCAATACAGGAAGAGCATGATGTGA
- the plekho1b gene encoding pleckstrin homology domain-containing family O member 1b isoform X3, whose translation MTKALQDTSQQPAQPDKVGWIRKYCGKGLFREIWKNRYVVLKGDKLYISEKEVKDEKKFQDVVDLTDYERSEELRKAKSRTKKNHSKFTLLCTRQPGNTVPNLVFLAVSPEEKESWINALNIAITRGKNRILDESRLATSSSHTLNRRGKDGEDGVSTQSQVTVEGESCLVHPTRDRAKIPHTRRLPTRGHLLAVASTSTSDGMLTLDLIQEEDTEIQDQNKSANSRVDTSKLLPLDYEATVKSQSLPRKSESSWTWCESQAQTPRAGKKFRSADKNRCASMDEILSHTDAKRSIPHCSASAPAHSICQLQELISLKLDRTQELLCEARGHSQVCGANSAPGKEVERLLEEAASAWGQARDVLEEVKEIRVLCRQLEEVSCPSDKLKSPQQNQYRKSMM comes from the exons ATGACAAAG GCTTTGCAGGACACCAGCCAGCAGCCTGCTCAACCCGACAAAGTGGGATGGATTCGCAAGTACTGTGGCAAAGGCCTTTTCAGGGAGATCTGGAAAAACAGATATGTGGTGCTGAAAGGAGACAAGCTGTACATCTCAGAGAAAGAG GTGAAGGATGAGAAGAAATTTCAGGATGTGGTGGACCTTACAGACTATGAGAGGTCTGAGGAGCTTCGGAAGGCCAAGAGTCGGACCAAGAAAAATCACAGCAAGTTTACTCTGCTGTGCACCCGCCAACCAGGCAACACA GTTCCAAATCTGGTTTTCCTGGCTGTCAGTCCCGAGGAAAAAGAGTCATGGATCAATGCCTTAAACATTGCCATCACCAGGGGCAAAAATCGCATTCTGGACGAG AGCCGACTTGCTACTAGCTCTTCTCATACACTCAACAGGAGAGGAAAGGATGGAGAGGATGGAGTCAGCACACAAAGCCAG GTTACAGTGGAAGGTGAAAGCTGTTTGGTTCATCCCACGCGAGACCGAGCCAAAATcccacacacacgccgtctTCCCACCCGTGGGCACCTTTTGGCTGTG GCCTCAACATCTACATCAGATGGTATGCTGACCCTTGACCTCATTCAGGAAGAAGATACTGAGATACAGGACCAGAACAAATCTGCAAACTCCAGAGTGGACACAAGTAAACTTCTACCTTTGGATTATGAAGCTACAGTCAAATCTCAGAGCCTGCCACGCAAAAGTGAAAGCTCTTGGACCTGGTGTGAGAGCCAAGCACAAACCCCCAGGGCTGGAAAGAAGTTCAGATCCGCGGACAAGAACCGCTGCGCCTCCATGGATGAGATCCTCTCTCACACAGATGCTAAGAGATCAATCCCACACTGCTCAGCCTCAGCCCCCGCACACTCCATCTGCCAGCTACAGGAGCTCATCTCGTTAAAACTGGATAGAACTCAGGAGCTGCTGTGTGAGGCGCGGGGTCACAGCCAGGTTTGTGGTGCGAATTCTGCCCCTGGCAAGGAAGTGGAACGCCTGCTGGAGGAGGCAGCAAGTGCCTGGGGACAGGCTAGGGATGTGCTGGAGGAGGTGAAGGAAATCAGAGTGCTGTGCAGACAGCTGGAGGAGGTCTCCTGCCCTAGTGACAAGCTGAAGAGCCCACAACAAAATCAATACAGGAAGAGCATGATGTGA